The Paenibacillus sp. G2S3 region GTAGCCGCGCAGACATCAGACCACTGTGCACCAGATTCCGTGGCCTTTGCAAACATCGCCAATCCTACAGTTAATAAGCGATTCTCCTCCGAATTGGTTACAATGAGCGGCCACAGGAAATCATTCCAATGAAAGCTGACCGACACAATGGCAAAGGACACATAAATCGGGCGTGACAGTGGAACATAGATTCTTGAAAGAATATGCAGGCGTGAGGCGCCTTCCACCCGGGCAGCTTCATCGAGCTCAAAGGGTAATTGCTTGAAGGACTGCCTTAACAGAAACACTCCAAAGGAGGTGGCAAAGTAAGGAAGCATAATCCCCAGCTTGGTATCCAGCAGACCCATTTCGTTCAATACCTGATAGTTGGAAAAGATAAGTACATCCGGCGGCACCATAATTTGCACCAAAAATAACATGAATAACAGATCTTTCAAGGCGAATCGTACCCGTGCGAAAGCATAAGCAGCCATCGTCATCGTAACCAGTTGCACAGCTAGAACAACACCGCACACAAGCAATGTATTCATTAAAAATCGTCCAAAAGGCGCTCCATTCCAGACATGAATCAGATTCTCAAACGTCCAGCCCCAAGACCATCCCGAATCAATAGCGACATCTTTGGGCAGAAAAGCCGTTCTAACCACCCATAGGAAGGGAATGATCCAGACCGCGGCAAAAGCAAATCCAACCGCATGCCACAGGATCTGCTGGATTCGGCGCTTCGTTTTTTCTGAGTTCAACGTGCGTTCCTCTTCTAAAGCTTTACGGGTATTCTGCCTCAATACTAAGGGCAGCTTTAGTGGATTATCCTCCATGGATTCCACCTCCTATTCATAATGGATTTTCCGATCCCAGCCAAAAAACTGCAGAGAGGAAATAAGGAGCAAAAGCACGATCATGACCACCGTCATCGATGCAGCCATCCCTTGATCGTAGAAATTAAAGGTGGACTCGTAGATATAATAAAGCAGCAGATTGCTCGCATTATTCGGACCACCCTTTGTCATAATCCAGAGATGGTCCACCAGCTTAAAAGAATTGGTTATCGCCACAACGGCCACGAACAACGTAGTTGGCATCGTGAGCGGAATTGTGATTCTACGAATGGAAGTGAACGTACCGACTCCGCTTACTGCAGCCGCTTCATATAAATCCTTGGGAATCTGCTGCATTCCTGCTAAGTAAAAAATCATAAAATACCCGGCTTCTTTCCAGATCATCATGATTACTAATGCACCCATCACCGTATCAGGTGTTCCGAGCAAATTCACAGGCTGATCTGCGATCCATGAAGCCAATCTGGCAAAGAGCCCAAAATGAGGGGTATACAGAAACAACCAGATGTTCGCCACAGCGATCATCGGGATCATATTCGGATAGAAAAATGAAAGACGTGCCAGTCCCCGCCCTTTTATCGCCTTGTCGGCAAACAGTGCCATCAAGAAAGCCAAAGCCAATGAAGTGGGTACTGTGCCAATGGCGAACCATATATTGTTACTGAACACCTTCATAAAGACATTGTCGTGCAATAGATTAGCGTAATTGTCAAAACCGACAAACAAAGGCTCAGGAGTCGCCAAATTTTTCTCATAAAAGCTAAGCCAAAACGATTTAAACATAGGGTAATAAGTAAACAAGCAAAGAAAGAGCAGCGAAGGCAACACAAGTCCCCAGCCGAATCCGTTTCGTCTAAGCCTCTCACTCCATCCGGCATTCATACCATTCAATCCTTCCGTGTTTAAGGTTTCTACGATTAATGAATAAAGTAATGACGCCAGAACAAGCTACCAAGCTGTCCTGGCGTATTCCATACCTCAAAGCTTACTTATTGAAGGGAGCCAGTGCCTGTTCTGCTTCTGCTTGAGCTTTTTTAAGTGCACCTGCTGCATCAATCTCTCCGGCCAATGCCGCTTGAATCTGGTTCGTAATTGCCGTCGATACTTTACCATGATTATGAGTGGACAATTCCCGGAACGCATATTCCAATTGATCTCTCGCTACCAATGCTTGCGGGAAATCCGCCGTATACTTCTTCATAGCATCTGTATCGTATGCGGATTTTCTTACACCAACATAACCGGATGAGCTGCTAAAGAGGGCCGCCTGTTCCGAAGCCGTCATGTATTTGGCAAATTCCCAAGCTGCAGCTTGTTTTTCTGGAGATGTGTCCTTGAAAATATACAGGTTCCCCCCACCAGTGGGTGATCCAAATTGCTTTTGTGCGGGTGGGAACGCTACCCCGAATTCGAACTTCGCATTATTTTTTACATTAGTTAAGTTGCCGCTTGTATGCATCATCATGGCTGTTTTGCCTTGAATGAAATCTGTCGGAACGGTTGCCCAATCAATAACACCTTCCGGCATCGCCTTATATTTATGGGACAGATCTAACCAGAATTGCAATGCCTCCACATTCTCCGGCGTATCGAACATCGCTTTTTTGCCATCGGAAGACATTATGTTTTGCTTCGGATCAGAAGCATTTTGCCGTGCTAGCATTTGAAACATCCAATACGAATCATCATTGCCCGGAATTTCTAGCCCCACGTGACCGTCTTTGTTCAGCTTCTTAGCATAAGTTACAAGCTCATTCCAAGTAGTGGGTGGTTTCTCTGGATCAAGTCCTGCGGCTTTAAACATTTCTTTGTTGTAATACATAACAATTGTGCTCCGCTGAAAAGGCAAGCTGTACGTTTTACCTTCAGACTGTGTATCCTCTACAAAGGCGGGATAAAAATCAGCCAGCTGAATATCCGTGTCTTTCGCAATAAAATCATCCAGCGGAATGATTGCATTCATATCGAGCATACTGTACAGCTCTGTTGACATCATGACCGCGACATCCGGTGGCTGTTTGGCCTGCACACCCGCTTGGATTTTTACGGTATTGTCTCCGTAATTACCTGTGTATACGGGATTAACTTTAATCTCCGGATGTTGCTCCATGAATGTACTAGCCATCCCATCGATTACTTTGGTAAGAGGACCACCGACATTAACCGGATAATAAAATGTAATCTCCACCGGCTTAGCGGCTGGAGTCTCTGTGGATTCTGGAGTTGCAGCAATTGCTGTGGGTTGAGCGGTATTTTCTTTGGCTCCAGCCGTACTGTTATTAGATTGTCCGCAGCCCGCAACTGCCAGCATAGAAACGGATAGTAGTGTTAGAATAGTTTTGGTTTGCTTTAGCATTTCTGTTAGCCCCTTTTTTCGCTTGAATTTGAATTAAAATGCATAATGGCGAAAGTTCACACTAATGCGATTCGAGCCTACATCAAGAATATGGAGCTGTGCACCATCAGCGGTAGGCAATATAGCAATTCCTTGGGCTTCAGTACCACTAGGCAGATTGCGATCAAAGGCAACAGATACGTTTCCAGTCTCCGGATCAATCTGATAAACCGTTTGGGTTGCGTTATCCGTAGAAGCATACAGAACACCGTTGTACACTTCGGCACCTTGAATTCGATCAATACTTTGGGAAAGTGAAACGGTTGTGATCACATGCATATCGTCAAGACTTAGTACATTCAAGACGCTTGCATTACTCCACTGAGCTGTGTAGACCTGACCGCGAGCAGCATCAACGGCTACCCAAGGCACACCGCCAATATGCAGATTCAACGGTAAAGCATAGGATGTACCCGTATATTTCAAAGTGTTCACATCATAGAGAGCGATGTAAGGATGCTGATAGTTTTTGCCGTCTTCAATAGGAGCGTATATTTTACCGTTATAGTAGGAAATATCACCGATATGGTCTCCACCTTGGGAGGCAATCTCCGGTGGAATAGCCAATTCATTCCGTGCTTTTACAGATTTGCCATCAAGTCCAGTCCGTAATAGCCCATACGAGGAATTAAAGATCCATGAATTCCCGTCTGTAGCCACCCCTTGTCCCCGTTCCAGGGCATCAAGTAACCAGAAGGTTTGCTTAGATACTTCATGCCAAGTTCCAGCAGTTGTAGCTGAAGTTGACTCTGCACTGATTTCTACCTCGGTGCTTACTAGGTTATCCTGTCCGACTGGTGTGGCAGATGCTACTAAAGATAAAGAACTGGTCGTAAGTACCCCTGCGCAAATCAGACTGAATAATCTCTTTAATCTCATGTTTTCTCTCCTCCTAATAAGGTTGTAGTTCGGCATTTGTGCGCCTTACTTCAACCTTATTATAGGAGCTGGCAACAGCTCTCTAATTGAACAAAACACTTCTTTCCTTGAACAAAACTCTCATTTGCAATAATAAAATTAATAAATCATATGATTAGGTTTGGAGGAGCTTTGATTAGCATACAGCTTTGGGGTTAGGCCGGTTTCTCGTTTGAACAATCTAGTAAAATGACCTTGATCGGCAAAACCAACCTGAGATGCAATTTCCTTCAAACCAATTTTTCCGGAACGAATAAGGAATTTAGAGCGTTCGATTCTCAGCCGAATTAAATAAT contains the following coding sequences:
- a CDS encoding ABC transporter substrate-binding protein translates to MLKQTKTILTLLSVSMLAVAGCGQSNNSTAGAKENTAQPTAIAATPESTETPAAKPVEITFYYPVNVGGPLTKVIDGMASTFMEQHPEIKVNPVYTGNYGDNTVKIQAGVQAKQPPDVAVMMSTELYSMLDMNAIIPLDDFIAKDTDIQLADFYPAFVEDTQSEGKTYSLPFQRSTIVMYYNKEMFKAAGLDPEKPPTTWNELVTYAKKLNKDGHVGLEIPGNDDSYWMFQMLARQNASDPKQNIMSSDGKKAMFDTPENVEALQFWLDLSHKYKAMPEGVIDWATVPTDFIQGKTAMMMHTSGNLTNVKNNAKFEFGVAFPPAQKQFGSPTGGGNLYIFKDTSPEKQAAAWEFAKYMTASEQAALFSSSSGYVGVRKSAYDTDAMKKYTADFPQALVARDQLEYAFRELSTHNHGKVSTAITNQIQAALAGEIDAAGALKKAQAEAEQALAPFNK
- a CDS encoding carbohydrate ABC transporter permease, with product MEDNPLKLPLVLRQNTRKALEEERTLNSEKTKRRIQQILWHAVGFAFAAVWIIPFLWVVRTAFLPKDVAIDSGWSWGWTFENLIHVWNGAPFGRFLMNTLLVCGVVLAVQLVTMTMAAYAFARVRFALKDLLFMLFLVQIMVPPDVLIFSNYQVLNEMGLLDTKLGIMLPYFATSFGVFLLRQSFKQLPFELDEAARVEGASRLHILSRIYVPLSRPIYVSFAIVSVSFHWNDFLWPLIVTNSEENRLLTVGLAMFAKATESGAQWSDVCAATLIVSAPLMIGFLLFQRQVIGSFMSSGIKG
- a CDS encoding sugar ABC transporter permease, with amino-acid sequence MNAGWSERLRRNGFGWGLVLPSLLFLCLFTYYPMFKSFWLSFYEKNLATPEPLFVGFDNYANLLHDNVFMKVFSNNIWFAIGTVPTSLALAFLMALFADKAIKGRGLARLSFFYPNMIPMIAVANIWLFLYTPHFGLFARLASWIADQPVNLLGTPDTVMGALVIMMIWKEAGYFMIFYLAGMQQIPKDLYEAAAVSGVGTFTSIRRITIPLTMPTTLFVAVVAITNSFKLVDHLWIMTKGGPNNASNLLLYYIYESTFNFYDQGMAASMTVVMIVLLLLISSLQFFGWDRKIHYE